A region of the Burkholderia savannae genome:
GCCGGGCGACCTGATCTTCGGCGACGGTGACGGCGTCTGCGTGATTCCGCGCGAAGCGGAGCAGGAAGTGATCAACCGCGCGATCGCGAAGAACCGGCTCGAACGCAAGGTTCGCGACGCGATCGTCGAAGGCCGCAGCGTCGTCGACGCATTCAATCAATACAACGTCATGTGAGGAGCGCAACAGCGATGAAAGCGAGCTACGTGTGGAAGAACGGCGAACTGGTGCCGTGGGAGCGTGCGCAGGTGCACGTGATGAGCCATGCGCTGCATTACGGAACCAGCGTGTTCGAGGGCGTGCGCGCCTACGAGATCGGCGAGAAGGCGGCGATTCTCTGCGGCCGCGAGCACTTCGAGCGCTTGCTGTTCAGCTGCAAGGTCGCGCGGATTCCATCGCCGATGAGCGTCGGGCAGTGGATGGAGGCGACGGTCGAGACGCTGCGCGCGAACGGTCAGCGCAGCGCGTACATCCGGCCGCTCGTCTATCGCGGCGCGGGCGAGTCGCTCGGGCTCGACGCGCGGCAATGCCCGGCCGAAGCGCTGCTCGTGACGATGCCGTGGGGCGCGTATCTCGGCGACGAGGCGCTGGAGCAGGGTGTCGACGTGCAGGTCAGCAGCTGGCGGCGCAACGGCGCGGGCGCGGCGAGCACGCTCGCGAAGATCGGCGGCCAGTACGTCAACGGCCAGGCGATCGTGATGGAGGCGCACGAGAACGGGATGAGCGAGGGCATCGCGCTCGACGCGAACGGTTTCGTGAGCGAAGGCAGCGGCGAGAACGTGTTCCTCGTCTACAAGAACGAGATCTTCACGCCGTCGATCGGCAGCAGCATCCTGAGCGGCATCACGCGCAATTGCGTGATTCGGATCGCGCGCGACCTCGGCTACACCGTGACCGAGACGAGCATCCCGCGCGAGATGCTTTATCTCGCCGACGAGATCTTCTTCACCGGCACCGCGGTCGAGATCTGTCCGGTGCGCTCGGTCGACAGGATGTTCGTCGGCGGCGGCAAGCGCGGCCCCGTGACGAAGGCGATCCAGGATCAGTACTTCGGCATCGTGCGCGGCACGCACGCGGACAAATGGAACTGGCTTACGCCCGTGCCGGTGCCGGCGCGCGACGGAGCGCGGTCATGAGCGCGCGCGAATCGGCGGCCGCTTCGCCGTGGCTGATCGTCCACGCGGCGCGGGATGCGCGCGTACGGCTCTTCTGCTTTCACTACGCGGGCGCGACCGCGTCGATCTTTCGGACGTGGCCGCGCGGCTTGCCCGACTGGGTCGAAGTGGTCGCGGTGCAACTGCCCGGCCGCGAGTATCGCCTGGGCGAGCCGCTGATCGAGGACGCCGAGCCGATCGTCGCGGCGCTCGCGGAGGTCGTGCCGCCGCTGCTCGATCTGCCGTACGCGTTCTTCGGCCACAGCATGGGCGCGCTGATCGCGTTCGACCTCGCACGCCTGCTGCGCGCGCGCGGCTTCGCCAAGCCTTCGCTGTTCGTCGCGTCGGGCCGCAGCGCGCCGCGTTTTCGCTGGCGGGACGCGGGCATTCAGACGCTGCCCGACGATGCGTTCATCGCCGCGGTGCGCGACTACAACGGCACGCCCGACGCGCTGATCGCCGATCCGGCGCTGCGCGACCTCTGGCTGCCCCGGCTGCGGGCGGATCTGACGATCTCCGCGACGTACCGATACGTCGAAGCGCCGCCGCTCGATTGCCCGCTGCTCGTGCTGCACGGCTCGAACGACGGCCTCGTGAGCGACGCCGGGCTGTCGGGCTGGCTCGCCGAGACGAGCGGAGCCGCGCGCTACGTCGGTTTTTCGGGCGGCCATTTCTTCATGCACGGCGAAGAAGAGGGCGTGCTCGGCGAAATCGGCCGCGAGCTGGAGCGTGTGCTCGCACGCGAAGCGGCGGGTGTGCAAAGCGGCATGCGCGGTTCGGCGGCGCGCATGCGTCATTTGACGGAGGAGAGCGGCATATGAAGAACAAATCATCGCGCACGCGCGTGGCGATCCTCGGGTCGGGCAGCATCGGGCTCGATCTGATGTTCAAAGTGAAGGCATCCGAACAATTCGATCTGAGGTTCGTCGTCGGGCGTAATGCGCAGAGCGACGGACTCAAGCTCGCGCGCAGCTGCAACGTCGAGACGTCGAGCGACGGTCTCGACTTCCTGAAGGAGAACGAGGGGGCGTACGACCTCGTGTTCGACGCGACGTCGGCCGCCGCGCACAAAATCAACAATCGCTTCTTCTCGGACGCGGGCAAGTTCGTGATCGACCTGACGCCCGCGAAGCTCGGCCGCCTGTGCGTGCCGTGCATCAATCTGGACGACATGGGCGCCGAGCAGAACGTGAACCTCATCACCTGCGGCGGGCAGGCGAGCCTGCCGCTTGCGTACGCACTGAAGCAGGCGGTCGACGAGATCGAATACCTGGAGGTGGTGTCGGCGATCGCGTCGCGCAGCGCCGGCATCGCGACGCGCGAGAACATCGACGAATACATGACGACGACCGAATACGCGCTCGCGAAATTCAGCGGTGCGAAGAAGACGAAGGCGATCCTCAACATCAATCCCGCCGAGCCCGGCGTGCGGATGCAGACCACGCTCTATGCGTACGCGCGCTATCGCGATTTCGATCGGGTGCGTGCGTGCGTCGCCGGCATGGTCGAGAAGGTTCGCGAATACGTGCCCGGCTATCGGCTTGTCGTCGAACCGCTCGAAAGCCAGGGCAGGATCACGATCGGCCTGACGGTGCGCGGGCGCGGCGACTACCTGCCCGAGTACGCGGGCAATCTGGACATCATCAATTGCGCGGCGCTCGCGGTCGCCTCGCATCGACATGCAACCGCCAGACAAGGAGCCACACAATGATACTGATCAGCGATGCGACCTTGCGCGACGGCAATCACGCGATTCGCCATCAACTGAGCGCTGCGCAGATTCATGCGTATGCGCGCGCGGCCGACGAGGCCGGCATCGACGTCGTCGAAGTCGGGCACGGCAACGGTCTCGGCGGTTCGTCGTGCCTGCTCGGACAGACGCCCATCGGCGATCGCCTGATGCTCGAGACCGCGCGCGCCGCGCTGCGCACGAGCCGGCTCGGCGTGCATTTCATTCCCGGGCTCGGCAAGGCGGCGGACATCGCGCTCGCGCTCGAGATCGGCGTCGACGTCGTGCGCGTCGCGACGCATTGCACCGAAGCGAACGTGTCCGCGCGCTTCATCGAGCAGACGCGACACGCGGGCCGCACAGCGTTCGGTGTGCTGATGATGTCGCACATGGCGCCGCCCGACGTGCTGCTCGCGCAAGCGAGGCTGATGGAGCGTTACGGCGCGCAGGCGGTCGTGCTGATGGACAGCGCCGGCTACTCGACGCCGTCGCTCGTGCGCGCGAAGGTCGAGCGCCTCGTCGACGGCCTCGATATCGACGTCGGCTTTCATGCGCACAACAATCTCGGGCTCGCGGTCGCGAACAGCCTCGTCGCGCTCGAGGCAGGCGCGCGCATCGTCGATGCCTGCGTGAAAGGCTTCGGCGCGGGCGCGGGCAACACGCAGCTCGAGACGCTCGTCGCCGCGATGGAACGCGAAGGGCACGGCGCGCGAACGACGTTCGAGCGCGTGATGACGCTCGCGCGCAGCACCGAGGCTTTCCTGAATCCGAAGACGCCGCACATCCAGCCGGCGAACATCGCGAGCGGCCTGTACGGCCTCTTTTCCGGCTATGTGCCGCACATCCAGAAGGCGGCGCAGGAGTTCGGCGTCAACGAGTTCGATCTGTACAAGCGGCTCGCGGAACGCAAGCTCGTCGCCGGCCAGGAGGACATCATCATCGAGGAGGCGAGCCGTCTCGCGCGCGAGCGGGACGTGCAGCGCGCGAGCGACGGCGTGCGGATTCGCGAGCTGTCCGCGTGAGCGCGGACGCATTTCACACGATCGAACGAGGAGGGAATCGTGACAGGTTTGAGCGAACGAGGTTTTGGTGCATGGGATCGAGTCGAGCGCGAAGTGCTGACCGATCGGATCGAGCGTCAGGTCGTCTCGGGCGACGCGCTGACGCTGGCGAAGCTGTTCCTGAAGAAAGGCGCGTTCGTCGGAACGCATTCGCATCCGAACGAGCAGTTCACCTACATCCTCGAAGGACGCCTGCTGTTCCGTTACGGCGAGCGCCTCGAGCACGAGGTCGAGGTGGGGCCCGGCGAGATCCTGCATCTTCCGGCGAACGTGCCGCACAACGCGTTGTGTCTCGAGGACGCGGTCGATCTCGACGTGTTTACGCCGCCGCGGGCCGACTGGCTCGCGCCGGACGGCAATCGCTACTTCGCCGGCGCACCGGCCGCGGCTTCGTCCGCGCCGGCGGCCGGCCGATGAACGACCACCATCGAAGCCGACGAACCGAGGAGGCGCCGTGCTCATCCAGGATGCATTGCTCAAGATGTCGTTATACGTGTCGCTCGTGCTGATCGTGCCGGGGCCGACGAACACGCTGCTGCTGTCGTCGGGCCTGAAGGCCGGCCTGCGCGGCACCTGGCACCTCGTGATCGCGGAGGCGCTGGGCTATGTCGTCGCGATCTCGCTATGGGGGTTCTTCCTGCTGTCGGTGGCGGCGAGCCGGCCCTGGCTCTTCGGCGC
Encoded here:
- a CDS encoding branched-chain amino acid transaminase yields the protein MKASYVWKNGELVPWERAQVHVMSHALHYGTSVFEGVRAYEIGEKAAILCGREHFERLLFSCKVARIPSPMSVGQWMEATVETLRANGQRSAYIRPLVYRGAGESLGLDARQCPAEALLVTMPWGAYLGDEALEQGVDVQVSSWRRNGAGAASTLAKIGGQYVNGQAIVMEAHENGMSEGIALDANGFVSEGSGENVFLVYKNEIFTPSIGSSILSGITRNCVIRIARDLGYTVTETSIPREMLYLADEIFFTGTAVEICPVRSVDRMFVGGGKRGPVTKAIQDQYFGIVRGTHADKWNWLTPVPVPARDGARS
- a CDS encoding thioesterase II family protein, with amino-acid sequence MSARESAAASPWLIVHAARDARVRLFCFHYAGATASIFRTWPRGLPDWVEVVAVQLPGREYRLGEPLIEDAEPIVAALAEVVPPLLDLPYAFFGHSMGALIAFDLARLLRARGFAKPSLFVASGRSAPRFRWRDAGIQTLPDDAFIAAVRDYNGTPDALIADPALRDLWLPRLRADLTISATYRYVEAPPLDCPLLVLHGSNDGLVSDAGLSGWLAETSGAARYVGFSGGHFFMHGEEEGVLGEIGRELERVLAREAAGVQSGMRGSAARMRHLTEESGI
- a CDS encoding acetaldehyde dehydrogenase (acetylating), with product MKNKSSRTRVAILGSGSIGLDLMFKVKASEQFDLRFVVGRNAQSDGLKLARSCNVETSSDGLDFLKENEGAYDLVFDATSAAAHKINNRFFSDAGKFVIDLTPAKLGRLCVPCINLDDMGAEQNVNLITCGGQASLPLAYALKQAVDEIEYLEVVSAIASRSAGIATRENIDEYMTTTEYALAKFSGAKKTKAILNINPAEPGVRMQTTLYAYARYRDFDRVRACVAGMVEKVREYVPGYRLVVEPLESQGRITIGLTVRGRGDYLPEYAGNLDIINCAALAVASHRHATARQGATQ
- the dmpG gene encoding 4-hydroxy-2-oxovalerate aldolase is translated as MILISDATLRDGNHAIRHQLSAAQIHAYARAADEAGIDVVEVGHGNGLGGSSCLLGQTPIGDRLMLETARAALRTSRLGVHFIPGLGKAADIALALEIGVDVVRVATHCTEANVSARFIEQTRHAGRTAFGVLMMSHMAPPDVLLAQARLMERYGAQAVVLMDSAGYSTPSLVRAKVERLVDGLDIDVGFHAHNNLGLAVANSLVALEAGARIVDACVKGFGAGAGNTQLETLVAAMEREGHGARTTFERVMTLARSTEAFLNPKTPHIQPANIASGLYGLFSGYVPHIQKAAQEFGVNEFDLYKRLAERKLVAGQEDIIIEEASRLARERDVQRASDGVRIRELSA
- a CDS encoding cupin domain-containing protein, translating into MSERGFGAWDRVEREVLTDRIERQVVSGDALTLAKLFLKKGAFVGTHSHPNEQFTYILEGRLLFRYGERLEHEVEVGPGEILHLPANVPHNALCLEDAVDLDVFTPPRADWLAPDGNRYFAGAPAAASSAPAAGR